From the genome of Agrobacterium tumefaciens:
GCCTATATGACAGGCAACAACGATACCGGCTTGCCGGTACTCCTCCAACGTTTCGAAGGCCATCATGAAAAAGATCGGATTTTTGTCGTTCGGGCACTGGACGCCCTCCCCCCAGTCGCAAACGCGCTCAGCCGCGGATACGCTGTTACAATCGATCGACCTTGCGGTTGCAGCCGAAGAACTTGGAGCTGACGGGGCCTATTTCCGTGTACACCACTTCGCCCGGCAGCTTGCCTCGCCCTTCCCGCTGCTTGCTGCGGTTGGCGCTAGAACGAAGACGATCGAGATCGGTACCGGCGTCATCGACATGCGATATGAGAACCCATTCTACATGGCCGAGGATGCCGGCTCCGCCGATCTGATATCGGGAGGGCGCCTGCAACTTGGCATCAGTCGCGGATCGCCGGAGCAGGTCATCGATGGCTGGCGCTACTTCGGCTATCGCCCTGCGGAAGGCCAGACTGAAGAGGATATGGCGCGCCAGCACACCGAAGTCTTTCTTGAACTTTTGAAAGGTGAAGGTTTCGCACAACCCAATCCACGGCCGATGTTCCCCAACCCGCCAGGCCTCCTCAGGCTGGAACCGCATTCGGATGGTCTGCGCGAGCGCATCTGGTGGGGTTCAAGCTCGAATGCGACCGCCGAATGGGCCGCAAAGCTTGGCATGAACCTGCAAAGCTCGACGCTGAAGACGGATGAAACGGGTCAGCCGTTCCACGTCCAGCAGGCCGAGCAGATCAGGGCCTACCGAGCCGCCTGGAAAGAGGCAGGTCACGAACACGAACCACGCGTCTCCGTCAGCCGTAGTATCTTCGCGCTCGTCAATGAGATGGACAGGGCCTACTTTGGTTATGGCAACAAGGAAGATGACTCAATCGGCTTCATTGACGACAAAACGCGGGCGATCTTCGGGCGCAGCTATGCGGCCGAGCCGGAAGCGCTTATAGAGCAACTGAAGGCCGACGAGGCCATCGCCGAGGCCGACACGCTGCTTCTGACCGTACCGAACCAACTCGGCGTCGCGTACAACACACACGTGATCGAAACGATCCTGAAGCAGGTGGCCCCGGCCCTCGGCTGGCGTTAATCGCCTGGTGGCGTCACCTCACCTGACCGGCTTGCCGTAACGCTCCATGCTTGCGGCAAGCGGCGTCGTGCTGGCGCCCGCTTGTTGCGGGCGTTTGTAGACACCATCAACCACATTGGCCGGCTCCTCAAAATGGTCTTTGATCCAGGGGATGTATTCGAGAATGGTCGAGGCCGGGTGCCAATAGCTCAGATGCACGTGCACCTGGCTCATTTCACCGGCATGCGGCACCACGGGCAACCGGTGAGCCAACGCCAGATCGGCGACCTGAATATATTCGGTTATGCCACCGAGCCTCGTCACATCCGGCTGAACGTAAGCGACCGCACCGGCATCGATGAATGAGCGGAAGGCATCCACGGTGTAAAGCTGCTCGCCAAGCGCAATGGGGATCGACGTGTTGCGCGCCAGCCGCGCATGGCTCGTCACGTCGTCATACCACATTGGCTCCTCGAACCAATAAATGTCGAGATCACGGGCGGCGGCGCAGAAACGCTGGCAGGTCGGCAAGTCCCATTTGCCGTTACCGTCGATAGCAATCCTGACCGATGAACCGACGCGCTTGCGGACAGCAGCAAGACGCTCGACATCAACATTCGGATCGTCGTGCCCGACCTTGATCTTGAGGCGTGTGAACCCGCCTTCTTCCACGGCCTTTGCGCTCCCGGCCAGCAAATTTTCCAGGTTGAAGGAGAGCCAGCCGATATCGGTATTGTAGGCTTCCAGCCGATCGGTTCTTGCACCGCCTAGATAGTGCCACAACGGAACGCCAGCCTTCTTGGCCTTCAGATCCCAAAGAGCCACATCGATGGCCGCCAGCGCAAGGTGCGTGATGCCAGCACGCCCAACCCACTGCAACGAGGGATAACGCGCCAGCTTCGTCCACAGTCGGGAATGATCGGATGCATCTTCGCCAATGAGCAAGGGAGCATAACAATCGCTGATGCAATAGGTAATCAGTCGATCGGAAGGCAGGTGCGCATGCGTTCCGGTAAAGCCATACCCCTCTAGGCCATCAGTGGTTACGATCTTGGCGCCAACGACGCCCCAGTGGGTGATGCTGTGGGTAGAATCTGAAATGGATGCCGAGGTTAACGGCAGGTGCAGGATAAACGGTTCGACCGACTTGATTTTCATAAGGCACACTCACTCCCTTGCGCTCAATCATCTCGGGAGGAGCATGGCGGACGTGAAAAGGCCGCGCCCGCAACGGGCCGCAAACCGTCAAACCAACCTCTTGACCAAACTCAGCAGCCTTCCTCCCAGAAGCCGTGAGCGTAGACATAAGAACTAACGCAAACTATCGACCATAGAAAATAAAAAATTTTTTATTTTTAATTTCGACGGATTGCCGATCTTTTATGGTTGAGCAATGATGTTTGCATGAACAGCTTGGTCAAAGTCACTCTTGCCGAACAGGCCCACCAGGAACTGCGTTCGCGTATCGTCAGTGGGCGGTTGCGTGGCGGGGAGCGACTGCTTCCCAACGAACTCGCCGCAGATCTCGGAATAAGCCCAACTCCGATCAAGGAAGCCTGTCTCAAGCTCGAGGCGGATGGGCTCGTGATCAATTCATCCCGCCGCGGCATGGTGGTGCGGGATTTCAGCATTGAGGATGTTGAGGAACTCTACGCCGCCAGAATGCTTATCGAAAAAGGTGCGGTCGAAGTGGCATTCGACGCCGGGCAGTTGAACGACACCCTCCATGCAAAACTTCTGGAAAGCCTCGAGAAACATCGTGCTTTCTCAAAAGGCACCAGCCTGGACGACCTATCACAGGCGCTTTTCTATGATCGTTCTTTCCACAGCCTGCTTGTCAGTGCTGCGAATATTCCCGTCATTTCCGGTTCGCATGAGCGCATCCTCGACCAGACGCACACCGTTTTCGTCTCGATTTTGGGTGACTACAGCCGTTCTGTCGATGAGCACCAGAATATCGCAGATGCGGTGGGTGCCAAAAGCAAGGCACAGATCGTCGATGCTTTGTGGCGCCACCTGGAGCGCAGCCGGCAAAACACGTTGCGCCAGATACGTCTGCTGAAGCAGAACGGAGGATAGCTGCCGGCAGCATGATAAAGACAACTGGGAGGAAACAGAATTGTCGTTTGAAAATCCGAAAGCCACGACGCTGCCAATGTCAGAACGGCTTTCCGCCAAAACCCTGTCCTATCTGCCTCAATCCATCGAAATCCCCCTTTATGATCGCGACGCGGTCACACCGGGTATCGTTCACCTCGGTGTCGGGGCCTTCCACCGCGCCCATCAGGCGGTTTTTATCGATGACTGCCTCGCGCGGGGCGAGACCGGATGGGGCATTGTGGCCGCATCGCTCAGAAGTGCAGACACACGCGATGCAATCGAACCTCAAGACAATCTCTACACGTTCAGCTTGCGCGATGCAGATGGCGAGAAGCTGCGCATCATCGGCTCCATTGTCGAAACGATCGTCGCGCCTGAGGCGCGCGAGACACTCATCGACCGTTTGTCCGATCCGGCTGTCCGGCTTGTCACGCTGACCGTAACTGAAAAAGGTTACGTTACAAATCTTGCCAGCAAGACCCTGCTGCGCGACCACCCGGATATCCTCCACGATCTTGCAAATCCCGACAAGCCGCGAACCATTTACGGCTTCATTCTCGCCGCCACACAGCGCAGGCTTTCAGAAGGTTCTGTGCCACTTACACTTTTGCCCTGTGACAATCTCCCATCCAATGGCCGTGTCTTGCAAAAACTGCTGCTGGAATATGCGAGATTGGCCAAACCCGAACTGGCGGATTTTATCGGCGAGAACATCGCCTGTCCCTGTTCAATGGTCGACAGGATCGTTCCAGCAACCACCAGCCTTGATCGCGAAAGCATCAAAGCGGCCCTTGGCGTTGAGGACGCCTGGCCCGTGGTCGCTGAGCCTTACTTCCGCTTCGTCATTGAAGATCGCTTTCCACACGGACGACCAGCGCTTGAAAAGTCCGGTGTGGAGTTCGTTGCAGACGTAGAACCCTATGAGCATATGAAGCTCAGAATGCTAAACGGTGCACACAGCGCCATTGCGGCAACCGGCCAGGTCGCCGGGCTCGCCACCGTCGCCGATGCATGGAGCGAACCTGCGATCCGGCGCTTTATTGATGCCTATTGGCATGCTGTGAAACAAACACTCAGTGCCGCCGTTGACGGAGAGGCATTTGCGGCCGGTTTACGCGAGCGCTTTGGCAACCCCGCGCTTCAACACAAGACCATGCAGATCGCCTCAGATGCCTCGCAGAAGTTGCCGCTGCGCATCCTCGCGCCGCTGCGAGAGCTGCTGGCGTTCAAGGCCGATAGCCGACCCCTTGTGCTCGCCGTCGCGCTCTGGGTCCGATCCTGCGCGACGATCGATGAAAACGGCGAGCCGATTACGATCCTGGATCCAGTGTTCAATGAATGGGATGCACCCGACCAGCTACGGATGGAGCCGGACGACGTCATCGACCGCTTCCTCAGCTTCACCCGTACATTCGGTAACGACCTTCCTGATAACACAGACTTCGTTGCAGAATTGAAAACTGCATATCGTCATGTCAGGGACAATGGTGCGCTTGCCGCTGTCAGCAGTTTTCTGAAAACGTGAATCGCTTGGAAATCAATGTGCAAAAAAACAGGCCGGAAAACCGGCCTGTTTCGTCTTCAAAACAAATGCTTAGGCTGTCGCGGCGATGCGTGCAGCCTTGCGGCGCTCGACGCGAGCGCGAATGGCATCGACATCGGTGATCGGCGTCGCCGCAAAAAGCTGGCGTGTATAGGGATGCTTCGGATCCGCGAACAGTTCCTCTCGCGTGCCCTGCTCCACGGCAACACCCTTTGAGATCACCATCACGTCATCGGCAATGTAACGCACCACGGAAAGATCGTGGCTGACGAAAACGTAGGTCAGCTCAAATTCTTCCTGAAGATCGGCCAGCAGGTTCAGAACCTGCGCCTGAACCGATAGGTCCAACGCAGAAACCGGCTCGTCCAGAACCAGCAGCGTCGGGTTCAGCATCAGGGCGCGTGCGATGGCGATACGCTGGCGCTGACCGCCCGAGAACATGTGCGGATAACGGTTGAAGTGCTCCGGGCCAAGACCAACCTTGACCAGCATGGCTTCTGCGCGTTCGCGACGCTCTGCGGCTGGGACGGACGTATTGATCACCAGCGGCTCCATCAACACATCGCCAACCTTCTGGCGCGGATTGAGGCTACCGTAAGGGTTCTGGAACACCATCTGCACCTTGGAGCGCATATCGGGACCAGGACGACGCTTGGCGATATCAACCGCCTGTCCTTCGATCTTCAGCTCACCGCCCGATGCCGGGTCAATGAGCGCAATGATGCGCGCAAGCGTGGATTTTCCCGAACCGGATTCACCGACGATGGCCAGCGTTTTGCCACGTTCAACGGCAAAATCGATGCCTTTCAGCGCTTGCACCATCTTGGAACCGCCGAACATGCCACCCGGAACGTGGTAATCGCGGGTAATCCCCTTACCTTCGACGACAACACTCATTGTACGCCCTCCTTGCCGAAGAAGTCTGATACCGTCGGCAAACGGTCACCGGTTGCATTTTCCGGCAGCGCGGCAAGCAGCGCCTTGGTGTAAGGATGCTGCGGTGCTTCGAACAGGCTCAGAACATCCGCTTCTTCCATTTTGCGACCCTTGTATTGCACCACGACACGGTCAGCCGTTTCTGCAACGACGCCCATGTCATGGGTAATCAGGATCAGCGCCATGCCGTATTCTTCCTGAAGCTTCATCAAGAGATCGAGGATCTGCTTCTGGATCGTCACGTCGAGTGCCGTGGTCGGCTCATCGGCGATGAGCAGACGCGGCTTCGATGCGATGGCGATGGCGATCATGACGCGCTGGCACTGACCGCCAGACATCTGGTGCGGATAGGCCTTGAGCTTGGTTTCCGGGTCAGGAATACCAACCGCCTTAAACAGTTCCAGAGCACGGGCGCGTGCCGCAGAACCGCTCATGCCGAGGTTGAGGCGAAGCACTTCCTCGATCTGGAAGCCGACCGTGAAAGAAGGATTGAGCGAGGCAATCGGCTCCTGGAAGATCATTGTGATCTCCCGGCCGATCAGCTTGCGGCGCTCCTGCGGCGACAGGGCCAGAAGATTCTTGCCGTCGAAGGTCATTTCGTCGGCAGTGATCATCGCCGTATCGGGCAG
Proteins encoded in this window:
- a CDS encoding ABC transporter ATP-binding protein gives rise to the protein MSLLKIKNLTVKFATATGSFTAVDGIDVSVDKHEVLAIVGESGSGKSVSMLAVMGLLPDTAMITADEMTFDGKNLLALSPQERRKLIGREITMIFQEPIASLNPSFTVGFQIEEVLRLNLGMSGSAARARALELFKAVGIPDPETKLKAYPHQMSGGQCQRVMIAIAIASKPRLLIADEPTTALDVTIQKQILDLLMKLQEEYGMALILITHDMGVVAETADRVVVQYKGRKMEEADVLSLFEAPQHPYTKALLAALPENATGDRLPTVSDFFGKEGVQ
- a CDS encoding mandelate racemase/muconate lactonizing enzyme family protein; translation: MKIKSVEPFILHLPLTSASISDSTHSITHWGVVGAKIVTTDGLEGYGFTGTHAHLPSDRLITYCISDCYAPLLIGEDASDHSRLWTKLARYPSLQWVGRAGITHLALAAIDVALWDLKAKKAGVPLWHYLGGARTDRLEAYNTDIGWLSFNLENLLAGSAKAVEEGGFTRLKIKVGHDDPNVDVERLAAVRKRVGSSVRIAIDGNGKWDLPTCQRFCAAARDLDIYWFEEPMWYDDVTSHARLARNTSIPIALGEQLYTVDAFRSFIDAGAVAYVQPDVTRLGGITEYIQVADLALAHRLPVVPHAGEMSQVHVHLSYWHPASTILEYIPWIKDHFEEPANVVDGVYKRPQQAGASTTPLAASMERYGKPVR
- a CDS encoding ATP-binding cassette domain-containing protein, which encodes MSVVVEGKGITRDYHVPGGMFGGSKMVQALKGIDFAVERGKTLAIVGESGSGKSTLARIIALIDPASGGELKIEGQAVDIAKRRPGPDMRSKVQMVFQNPYGSLNPRQKVGDVLMEPLVINTSVPAAERRERAEAMLVKVGLGPEHFNRYPHMFSGGQRQRIAIARALMLNPTLLVLDEPVSALDLSVQAQVLNLLADLQEEFELTYVFVSHDLSVVRYIADDVMVISKGVAVEQGTREELFADPKHPYTRQLFAATPITDVDAIRARVERRKAARIAATA
- a CDS encoding LLM class flavin-dependent oxidoreductase encodes the protein MKKIGFLSFGHWTPSPQSQTRSAADTLLQSIDLAVAAEELGADGAYFRVHHFARQLASPFPLLAAVGARTKTIEIGTGVIDMRYENPFYMAEDAGSADLISGGRLQLGISRGSPEQVIDGWRYFGYRPAEGQTEEDMARQHTEVFLELLKGEGFAQPNPRPMFPNPPGLLRLEPHSDGLRERIWWGSSSNATAEWAAKLGMNLQSSTLKTDETGQPFHVQQAEQIRAYRAAWKEAGHEHEPRVSVSRSIFALVNEMDRAYFGYGNKEDDSIGFIDDKTRAIFGRSYAAEPEALIEQLKADEAIAEADTLLLTVPNQLGVAYNTHVIETILKQVAPALGWR
- a CDS encoding GntR family transcriptional regulator; the encoded protein is MNSLVKVTLAEQAHQELRSRIVSGRLRGGERLLPNELAADLGISPTPIKEACLKLEADGLVINSSRRGMVVRDFSIEDVEELYAARMLIEKGAVEVAFDAGQLNDTLHAKLLESLEKHRAFSKGTSLDDLSQALFYDRSFHSLLVSAANIPVISGSHERILDQTHTVFVSILGDYSRSVDEHQNIADAVGAKSKAQIVDALWRHLERSRQNTLRQIRLLKQNGG
- a CDS encoding mannitol dehydrogenase family protein; translated protein: MSERLSAKTLSYLPQSIEIPLYDRDAVTPGIVHLGVGAFHRAHQAVFIDDCLARGETGWGIVAASLRSADTRDAIEPQDNLYTFSLRDADGEKLRIIGSIVETIVAPEARETLIDRLSDPAVRLVTLTVTEKGYVTNLASKTLLRDHPDILHDLANPDKPRTIYGFILAATQRRLSEGSVPLTLLPCDNLPSNGRVLQKLLLEYARLAKPELADFIGENIACPCSMVDRIVPATTSLDRESIKAALGVEDAWPVVAEPYFRFVIEDRFPHGRPALEKSGVEFVADVEPYEHMKLRMLNGAHSAIAATGQVAGLATVADAWSEPAIRRFIDAYWHAVKQTLSAAVDGEAFAAGLRERFGNPALQHKTMQIASDASQKLPLRILAPLRELLAFKADSRPLVLAVALWVRSCATIDENGEPITILDPVFNEWDAPDQLRMEPDDVIDRFLSFTRTFGNDLPDNTDFVAELKTAYRHVRDNGALAAVSSFLKT